From the genome of Calliopsis andreniformis isolate RMS-2024a unplaced genomic scaffold, iyCalAndr_principal scaffold0022, whole genome shotgun sequence:
TGTTTATCCTTTTCGTATATTTCCACGTGTTTTAAGCGTAACGTATGAAGAGCTCAGTGAtcttttcttcctcttcttaCTCAAAGCGTACAGGCTGTGAGAAACATGCAAAGGGTTGCGTCATAACTCGATCTCCGAAAACAGCAGGGCGTCGATTTAATTCAAGAAGTTTAAATATCGTGCACGTGGAAAAGAGGGTACAGTCCTATGTTAACGACTTCCTCTTCCCTTCCCCATACAAATTGTACGATTTGCTTACTGATTATGGGAGATACTGGCTGTCAGGAAAATTATGACAATATTATCGCAAATATGGAACTGTCTTTCTTCGCTGATTTTATAATTTATGGGAGAAACatttacaacggaaaaactactGTGTCTGTTTATACAGATAGAATAACTATCCTGCTTTGTGCAGCAGGATTTTCTGGGCCCCCTGTACACTTCTGCATGCATGTTCGTGCAAACTCATTAACGTAATTAATGGTATGAAGAGACGGTTTCAGTAACAGCCGGCTGGAATAAATAAGCGATAATATTATGTAGATGGGACCGATCAATCCTGACCTCGTGCGATAAGGAAGTTAAAAGATGaagaaaaaaatgaatttcTTCGAATGTTGCTTTCATATTACGCGAATCTGTCTTTCGAGCGAGAAACGGGACTCGAACTCCAAGAGCATGCACCAACGGGTTATGTTTCAAAAAATTATATTCGCGATTCATTGAAGAAGAAGTAAAGAGGCGATTTCTCGTTCTCGTGAATCGATGCTTCAAGCGCATTTATGAAGTTCAACGAGAAATGTATCACGCTTATGAGGaatgttttaaaatttttaaattttcaaatattcaaatttttaaatttttaaattttcaaattttcaaatttttaaatttttaaattttcaaatttttaaattttcatattttgaagTTCAACTTTCAACAAAAGTTACCTATTTTGACGATCCTAAAAGCGCAGACATACATCACTCAGCAAATAGCTGTATCAAAAGGCATAGATGACAATCGAGCGTGTTAAACAGCAAAGTCATTCCTTTCATCCGGACACGTAGAGGAAAGCAACAGCTCCCAAGAAAGTGCTTATAGAAACGAGATTAATCGTGAGACCAGAGAAACTCCTACTGAAACTAGGGTGTTAATAACTCTCGTATATGCTGCAAGATAAATTTTCAGATTGTCCAGTTTGAAATTATTTCGGAACATTTCTAAATATCTGTCTCACGAACTGCCTCGCGAGATTCTCCAGCGAAAGTGGTTCAGAGATTCCCATTGCACATTCGGCAACGGTATCGCAATAATTTCTGTCGTCTTTTTCCTACTTCGTGGTTCAACAACTCTCATCCACGACGATTGCTGCTAATGTATCCTCGAACGAACAACGAAAACGACTGTGCTTCTGCTCGTGGAGATTCGTATCGATAGGGAGTAGTAAATCGTATATGGTAACGAGGAAAAGCGTGCTCCTGATATTAATAAACGGAACGAAACGAAGATAATCCGTCGATGCGTCATTCCCGACGCAAAAACAAAGCTCAAGCGGAAAGAGATGCGTCCGCGTGCGAGCGTAGCGTGTTAACTGGCCCCACTTCGGGGATAAACGAAAGAATGGAATAAAGAGCGAGGTAATTAATCCGATAAAACGGAATACTTTGTGTAACGTTGCATAATGCGAATTCCATAATCATGAGGCGCGCTCGCGTACTCTTGGATCGTTGTTTTCCTCGTCACACACAACTGTACGTATGTGATAACTGAGATTACGTGTGTCGCCTGCGATTCTATAACAAGAGCACGCGTTCGCTCGTACTTTGTTCCGCTTTGGACTCTTTTCGGTATTCCTTCGTTTCAATTTTACACTGGATAATGGAATTTCGATAGAAGAAATCTTAAAAGCTTCTGGATGTTAAATCTGGAGAGCTTTATTATGTTTTTAGACTCTCGACCACATTTTCGACCACTTCTTTTAATACTCCAAGGGGGGCGACGTATGAAATGTCCTATGTCAAACTGATCCCAACACCACAACTCGTTTAAATTTCAATCCCGAAAAGTCTCGGTATCCCAAACAACGCAAAAAGCTCCCCACCCATCGTCGGAGAGAAAAGAATAGTCGAGCCACGCTGCCAAATCGGAATTCGAATCTGAATCATCCCCTTTTTGGAACGACCGCCCCATTTCCTATCTGGCTGTCTCGTTCGAAACTTCGAAAACGGTTATCGCCTAGAATAACGAAGGAGAAAGGAGCGAAAATACGCAGGGAACAGCAAGGGAGGTTCGGTTTCGCGCGAGCAGAAAGGGCAGAGAGATTCGGCATCGCAGATACTGTGGAACACTTCATAAATCATTCGCGTGGACGTGTATCCCCCGCGTGCATCCGACCTGCATAACAGCCGTTGAACTTGCGAAGCACTCGAACCGGACACGTATCTGACCATGCGTGACCAGGAACGTGGTAGTCGATTCAACGTGGTAGAAAGTATACATGCGGCGAACCGATCCGATACAATGTTTTGCTtgctcgaaagtcgtcggtcagCGAAGGAGCCGCGATCTCTGGTTGCCGATTAAGCCGATTCGAGAAGGTTTGTCGTTCTCCGAGCGACGAACAACGACCGTGACGGGGTGTCGAGGCATCGATAAAACGAAAGGGACAGAGAACTGCGTTTTCACCTTCATTTCCTGGGTTCGCCGTGCGTCATGGACCGATCGCTAAAATTTTACGAGCGCGTTAAATGAGAGAACCGCGTTACCGTTACCGATCTTGATGTATCGGGCCATTAGTGACGGAAAATTAATAAAACCGTGGCTGGTTTTTGTGCCAGTGCTGAGTACTTTGGTTATTTCGCGGAAATCGATTCGATCCGGATATTTTATATTGATAATCAAGAGAGCAGTCAAGGAGGGATGATGTTTAATCCTGGGAGGAGAAGTTTCAGACCTGTAAATCATTGGAATCGTGCCCAATTAGTATCGCGCGAAGATGGAAATCTGTCGGTAATAACGTTTCGCGGTTAAGTAGAGCTAATTGAAATTGTTCAGGCTACAATTTGCACGTTATCGCATCGGAGCGCGTTCCATAAATAATTTGGGAATATCCGTCCCAGAAGTCCTCCCAGGATTAACAACGATTGAGTCCGCCCCGCGGTCGAGGAATCCTGGAACGATCTCTGACCGAAACAAAGCAACGGCGGACGCTTGTTACTTTTCACGGGCACGCATCGATAAAGGTTCGTTCGGCTTGTCTGATTCCAGATACTGGCGCGCCCTACGTATTATACAAGGACAACATGGAGAGACCCCAGGGGCAATGGGGCCCGGGCCCGGGATCTCTCCAGGACGGGGGCCTGTAtccgcagcagcagcagcaacagcaacagcagggCTCCTCCTCGTCCGGCAGTCCACAGCAGGCCTGTGGTCCCCCTGTCGAGGGAGAAAGCGGTCCCCCGCCTTCGTTGGCCTCTCCCGTGCCCTCGCCATACCCCTCGGCACCGCCCGAGCCACAAGCCTTAACCCCACCTGACGACGATATACAATCGAGTCAAGCCACCtctcagcagcaacagcaacagcagcagcaacagcaacagacgCAGGCGCAAgtccagcagcagcaacagcagcagcagcagcaacagcaacaagtccagcagcagcaacagcagcagcaacagcagcaacagacGCAACAGCAGGATCACTCGCCTCAACAGCAACTGACCCCTCACGAGGTGGATCGAAGCGACTGCTTTCCAGGGGCTGGGGAGCTGCAGCAGTACCCACAGCACTACTTCAAGGAGGCCAGGCCGCATCCATCGCCGTCGGTGCCGCCACACATGCTCACGCCCGGCGGCTTCTCCGCGTTGCACTACCTGAAGCAGCCCGGCGTGATGCTGACGTCCCTGGGCCAGGGCGACGGCGGACCCAGTCTGGACGCCCACCAGTACGCCAGCCCCGGAGCACCGAACATGGCGACTGGCTTGCCCGACATCGTCCAACAGAGTGGCAAGTCGTCGAAGGGGGCGAACAGCGACCTACGGTTGTTCAAGTGTCTGACGTGCGGCAAAGACTTTAAGCAGAAGTCGACGCTGCTGCAACACGAGCGGATCCACACGGACAGTCGGCCGTACGGGTGTCCGGAGTGCGGGAAGCGGTTCAGGCAACAATCGCATCTAACGCAGCACCTGCGCATACATGCGAACGAGAAGCCGTATGCTTGCGTGTACTGCGAGCGTACGTTCCGGCAGCGCGCGATCCTCAACCAGCATCTGCGCATCCACTCGGGTGAGAAGCCATACCAATGTCCGGAGTGCGGAAAACACTTCCGTCAGAAGGCGATCCTGAATCAGCACGTCCGCACACACCAAGGCGAGCATTTCTCTCTGCCTCCCAGACTCCCCAGAGGGCGTCCACCACAACCACACTGACCCATTCACCGGTTCTTACTGTTACTATCACCACCGCCACCGACGCCACCATCGTCATCTTCTTCATCATCAtcgttttatatatatatatatatacatattaataTCTATGGTTTAACGCTGTCGCCATCGTCATCGTCTCTCTCTCCGTTTACCATTTTCCATATGTCGACGGAGActacgtactaacaatcatcctGTCTTTTATTTTCGTTTCGTTTCTCGTTTCACGACCCCCTGTATACTCTATCTGTTTGCGATATTCTTTTGTCCTGTACAGAGCGTTGTCGAAAACTCAAGGTGGTACGGATACTTATTCGAGCACCTCAGCAGTTACACGTTTCTTTCAGTCAAGATATCGCAATCATAGGTTCCAATCGTTACTGGTATACAAGGGGCTCACCCATTACGTTTCTCCGCTTGCCCTTTATCGGTTCCCAGCGGGCCATTCGCGTATGTAAATGAAATTATTGCAAAATCGAAGCATTGGCCTCGTTGCCGCCAAGGCCAACCGAAGAATCAGAACGGTTGAGCTGGACGCGAGAGTGCTGGTGAGCTGTGAGATAGAGGAGCCTCCTTTCCAACTCCTCCGTCCTCTTCCTTCTAATCCCAATCTACTTTTTCTGCCCTCTGCAGAGAATCCACTCTTCGTTTCGAGTCACTAAGAAACAATATGTACTTTCTATTCTCGCATCTACCCTTCGTGACAGGTGGAGGAGGTGAGATCGGTAACTTCTCTATATAACTGATTACGCGGTTAAATGCGCGTTTAATTGCTTTATTAACATTCCCTCTGTACTTGACGCAAACTCAACAGTGGTCTGCCTGAtcaaagaaaaattgaaaatcgaAAGACTTGTActtgaaaatgaaaaaaattttgaaatcctGATACACCTATAACTTTGAGAGACTCCACTTTGTCATTCAGTATCCCTGATCGATTGAATTTGCGTCTAGGACAAGTCGTGATTAGTCGTCGGAAGAAAGCTAGCTTCTGGTGTTCGAGGGTGCACTCGTCGCGTTCCAACGAGACAACTGTTGACCTCCTTTGACGCGTAGTTAGCCTCTCTATTGGTCGCGTGGTGCCGTAGTCCGGGCGACTAACAATTCCTCCAACCACGAACCGCTTGGTCAGCCGAGGATGAACCCTGTTTCCCTGTCTGTTACAGACGTGAGCCCGCATCTGATCTTCAAGAACGGGATGACGCCGACACTCTGGCCTCAGGACGTTCCGTTCCCCCCGGAGGAGGGCAAGGAGGAAGTGGCATCGACGTTCGGCGACACGGACACCCAGTCGGGAGCATTCAGTCCGGCGCCAGACGCGAACTCCATCCAGTACCCTGCCTACTTCAAGGACCCGAAAGGCGGGAACCACGCGGTCTTCGGGGCCGGTGGCACGGGCAGCTTCGGTGCCCTGCAGTACATCAAGCAACAGGGTGGTAGCAAGAGCTGTCTACCGGACGTGATACAACACGGTCGCTCCGCAGGGATGCCTCTCTACGTGCGCTGTCCGATTTGTCAGAAGGAGTTCAAGCAGAAGTCGACGCTGCTGCAGCACGGCTGCATACACATCGAGTCTCGGCCGTACCCCTGCCCAGAGTGCGGCAAAAGGTTCAGGCAACAGTCCCACCTGACCCAACATCTACGCATCCACACGAACGAAAAGCCATACGGCTGCGTTTACTGCGGCCGTAACTTCCGTCAACGCACCATCCTGAACCAGCACTTGCGCATCCACACCGGCGAGAAGCCGTACAAGTGTCAGCAATGCGGCAAAGATTTCCGTCAGAAGGCGATCCTGGACCAACACACGCGGACCCACCAGGGCGACAGGCCGTTCTGCTGTCCCATGCCCAACTGCAGGCGGCGTTTCGCCACCGAGCCCGAGGTCAAGAAGCACATCGACAACCACATGAATCCACACGCGGCCAAGGTGCGCAGGAACTCGAGCAGCGATACGAAGCCACCCGGAACACCTGCGGGCCTGGGCCCCGTGCCAGTGCCGAGGGGCCTGACGCCCACGGTGGTCAAGCCAGAGCTCTATTTCCCGCAATGCTACGCGCCAGCGTTCAACCACCAGCCGCCTGTGTCGACGGCGCAATTCCCTGGCCAGGCGAACGGCGTCTCCGTCACTGGCGAGTTCAAACCACCGACAGGTCTGCCGCCGCAGTGACTAACCGTCCATCCTGCCGCCTACTAGCAAGCAGGACTACCGCTGAGGTTTCAGCGATGCTTCGGTCACGCGTTGCAGACAGACGCCGCAGTCACGGCGTCGAGTGTCGCGGCGCACCGTTGCAACCAGCAGCCGATCCAGCAACACTACCCGTGACATTTATCGTGCATTTACTACTAGGGTCTTTCTTTTCGTTTCGCGGTTCGATTACTTTCCTCGTTCCATGGGCTCAACGAGCCCCGGAGCGCGTCGTCGCCAGCTAGTGTCCCCGAGAGCTCGACGATGAGTCGAGAGTTTCTATTCGTGTGCAATAATATTCATGAGGGAGGATCGTCTCGGTACTGGTCGAATTTCGATAGGAGGCCCATTCCTTCTTGAAGGTCTTTCGAGGGCAGTGGTTGTTACGGACCAGCCGAAATCGTGGCCTCTGTATACGCAGGTATAGTTGAAACGAAATCAAGTGGCCTTTCGAGACCACTTTTCTAACTGTGACGCGATCCACATTAGGCTTGCTCCTCTTTTGAGAGGCAGGAGGCGTGCGCCAATGGAATCACGCTTTCTGCCTCTGAAATGCACAGAGGTGCGGTGGTCCCTCGAGTGGCCTCGAGCGGGCTATAGAGGACGTGTATTCGCGAGCTGTGCGACTGCAAGTGGATAAGGAAGGGCAGGAGTCAGACGTTCACCGTCGAGCTCTCTCCACTGGCAACGAAGAATCTCGTCTATTCCCCCGATactgtattttttatatattaatgAGTGATTAACGAGGTACCTTCTCGCGTTTAGTTCGTGGATGATAAGCGAATAGCTCGAGAGTTCGGTGGTTCCGGGCAGGCAGGCCGTCCGAGGTGTGTCGTTCGTCGCACCGTTCACGCTCATTCGAATACATACGCCCCGAGGGTTTGGGGCTCGGGATGTTCGATTTCGACCAGAGTAACAAAAAACCAGAGTAAGAAAAAAACAAACGATTGTGATACGATATTTAACTTGCCTATGTTTAAAGAAGCAAAACAAAGAAGAGAGAAGGAAGAAGAATGAGGGAAAGAGATTTGTGATGGGAAGAAGATACGTCGCCCCCAGAATGGGAGGTGAACACACGACCACGAAAAGAATGCCTGTAAATATGTAAAGCCGTTCACTCCGACGAGCAAACACAAACAAAGAAATAAACTTGGGGACAAAAAAGGAAGAAGACACACCGAGATGGCGCGAAAAAGAGCAGAGGAAAATATGCGTGGTGATGCGTGGTGCGTGAATGCGTGCGTCCGTGCGAAAGAGTGAATCGAATGCGCGTGCAGGGTCAAGGGTGGAAACGAGAGGAACGGAGGATACGCGAGTGGATGGGATCGCTGTGAAGGATGCAAGAGTGAAGAAAAAGAAGACTCGAGGAAGATGAAGACGAAGAGGGGAGGAAGAGAGAAGAGCAGGGTTGGGGCGAGAACGGGCGGGGAAAGGGAAATGGGAAAGAGAAGGAGAAGAAGAGAGATTAGGTAGGATTTACGAGGACGACGTGGTGTCTCCCCTCCAAAAAAGTATGCTGAGCCATAGCTTTCGGGTACGACAAGTTGACGATGACGATAGTTCGCGCGACGGGGAGGTATGAGACTCTTGTATactatatatagtaatatttgaATGTATATTTATACGACAGGttatattattctattaatctaTAATGATGATATTTTGAATCGGTTTTAAAATCAGATTGGTGCTGATATATAAACACTAGGTAAGCGAAATGAAAGAGGAGGGAACGTGGAAGAAGGCTGAGACACCGTAGTGTAGCGTAAGTAGGATAGTCGATAGAGTAGCTCaaaaaaataagatgaaaaagtGGAGCAAAGTTTAAGAAAAGAGGGCGGGAGGGGGGTGGGATTAAAAAGACTTTGGGAAAGACCCTCGTGATGTCCGCTCATCCggatcttaataataataattattatc
Proteins encoded in this window:
- the LOC143187405 gene encoding uncharacterized protein LOC143187405, producing the protein MALSAQNQSTSYVNLYYSIVQRAATRYFKEYYNSDTGAPYVLYKDNMERPQGQWGPGPGSLQDGGLYPQQQQQQQQQGSSSSGSPQQACGPPVEGESGPPPSLASPVPSPYPSAPPEPQALTPPDDDIQSSQATSQQQQQQQQQQQQTQAQVQQQQQQQQQQQQQVQQQQQQQQQQQQTQQQDHSPQQQLTPHEVDRSDCFPGAGELQQYPQHYFKEARPHPSPSVPPHMLTPGGFSALHYLKQPGVMLTSLGQGDGGPSLDAHQYASPGAPNMATGLPDIVQQSGKSSKGANSDLRLFKCLTCGKDFKQKSTLLQHERIHTDSRPYGCPECGKRFRQQSHLTQHLRIHANEKPYACVYCERTFRQRAILNQHLRIHSGEKPYQCPECGKHFRQKAILNQHVRTHQDVSPHLIFKNGMTPTLWPQDVPFPPEEGKEEVASTFGDTDTQSGAFSPAPDANSIQYPAYFKDPKGGNHAVFGAGGTGSFGALQYIKQQGGSKSCLPDVIQHGRSAGMPLYVRCPICQKEFKQKSTLLQHGCIHIESRPYPCPECGKRFRQQSHLTQHLRIHTNEKPYGCVYCGRNFRQRTILNQHLRIHTGEKPYKCQQCGKDFRQKAILDQHTRTHQGDRPFCCPMPNCRRRFATEPEVKKHIDNHMNPHAAKVRRNSSSDTKPPGTPAGLGPVPVPRGLTPTVVKPELYFPQCYAPAFNHQPPVSTAQFPGQANGVSVTGEFKPPTGLPPQ